The genomic DNA GCAGGACCAGCACGGCGCCGAGGGTGACTCCAAGAGCGAGCCGCCGCGACGAGCGGGGCGCCGCGGCGGCGACCGGCCGCGTGGCCGTCGGGGTGATCCCGCCGCTCGGCGTCAGCAGCGCCTCGAGCTGGGGGATCAGCTCCTCGGCGCTCTGCCAGCGATCGGCCGGGCGCTTCTCCAGGCACCGCATCACCAGCGCGGCCAGCGCCGGCGGCATGGCCCGGTGGTTCGCGATAGGCTCGGCGACGGCGGTCACGTGGGCCGCGAGCACCTGTTGAGGGCTGCTGCCGGTGAACGGTGGCCGCGCCGCCAGCAGCTCGTAGGCCACCACCCCGAAGGCGTAGAGATCGGCGCGGTGATCCACGTGGGGGTCCGCCACCGCCTGTTCCGGCGCCATGTAGGTCGGCGTGCCCAATGCCACGCCCACGGTGGTGAGCGACTGGCGTCCGGTGGCGTCGCTCAGGGCCTTAGCCACGCCGAAGTCCATCACCAGCGCGTGCCGGCCGCGGAGCATCACGTTCTCGGGCTTGAGATCGCGGTGGACGACCCCGTGGCGGTGCGCCTCGGTGAGCGCGTCGGCGATGTCGCGGAGGATCCGTACCGCCTCGCCGATCGGCAGCTCGCCTTCTTTCGTCAGCTTGTCGCGCAGGGAGAGGCCGTCGACGTAGGGCATGACGTAGAACAGCAGGTTGTCGACCGCGCCAGAGTCGTACAGCGGCAGGATATGCGGGTGTTGCAGGGCCGCCGCCACCTTGATCTCACGGAGGAAGCGCTCCTTGCCGAGCGACGCCGAGAGCTCCTCGCGCAGCAGCTTGAGCGCGACCTTGCGGTCGTGCCGGAGGTCGTGGGCCAGATACACGGTGGCCATGCCGCCGGCACCGAGCTCGCGCTCGATGGTGTAGCGCTCGGCGAGGGCGGCGCGGAGGCCGTCCGGCAGGACCAGGGGGGCGCTCATTCCCCTCGCAGCGCTCCGGACACCATCTTATCCATGGCCGCCCGCGCAGCACGCTCCTCCAGCTCTGCCTCATCAGCGTTGCCCAGCGCCGAGTAGGCACGCGACAGG from Gemmatimonadales bacterium includes the following:
- a CDS encoding serine/threonine-protein kinase, with product MSAPLVLPDGLRAALAERYTIERELGAGGMATVYLAHDLRHDRKVALKLLREELSASLGKERFLREIKVAAALQHPHILPLYDSGAVDNLLFYVMPYVDGLSLRDKLTKEGELPIGEAVRILRDIADALTEAHRHGVVHRDLKPENVMLRGRHALVMDFGVAKALSDATGRQSLTTVGVALGTPTYMAPEQAVADPHVDHRADLYAFGVVAYELLAARPPFTGSSPQQVLAAHVTAVAEPIANHRAMPPALAALVMRCLEKRPADRWQSAEELIPQLEALLTPSGGITPTATRPVAAAAPRSSRRLALGVTLGAVLVLLGLGTWLVSHRRPAGASPAGPAAVTSRRVGVLPFASRSRDTADAYLGDGMATDLTTTLAGMSGLHV